The following coding sequences lie in one Paramisgurnus dabryanus chromosome 16, PD_genome_1.1, whole genome shotgun sequence genomic window:
- the ugl gene encoding malate synthase-like, producing MLVREGVELATPPSGLEEEFHTLFSTDAVTFLSELISTFQPEVDKVLKLRVQRKVQLDLTGELPDFLKDTVHIRNDPSWRVNPVPQRLHCRHVDIGDLSPCDTQRFIQGLKSTAQGLQVDFDDGNCPTYYNQIKGIYNVYLAVHNQFQNVPPIAQAPVLMLRPRAWNMVEHNMMVNGREVPGPLFDFGLLMFHNAKLLLQNQSGPFFYLSKVESYMEARLWSQIFFWTEKKLGLPACCIKATVLIECVLASFEMEEILYELKEHSAGLNCGIWDYSASFVNKFGHRADFLLPDRSKYVDMEKRFLHSYMDLLVQTCHRRGALATGGMAALLLPRDKESDLYRNVLHTVTRLKLLEIKAGVDGFMVYDMDLIEPMQKLFQVHSSGQNQLLQLRDDITVTPEDLLIMPAGGVTLYGLKYNIAVGVLFIEAWLSGKGHFFYLGKVEDSATAEISRSQVWQWIRHQVKLEDNGMLVTRALVHSLAEDLMGDLKTAIHCQTSRDEQRLMTAVSMFLEIVQKNDFPEFITTYLNLDHTFLSSQIQQEKMDTTPKARL from the exons GTGAGGGAAGGTGTCGAGCTGGCAACGCCTCCATCAGGACTGGAGGAAGAGTTTCACACACTATTCAGCACTGATGCAGTAACATTTCTGTCTGAACTCATCTCTACCTTCCAGCCAGAAGTTGACAAG GTCTTAAAGTTGAGGGTCCAACGTAAAGTTCAGCTGGATCTGACTGGCGAGCTGCCAGATTTTCTGAAGGACACAGTTCACATCCGGAACGATCCCAGCTGGAGAGTAAATCCTGTCCCACAGAGATTACACTGCAGACATGTGGACATCGGTGACCTTTCACCCTGTGATACGCAACGCTTCATACAAGGTCTCAAATCCACCGCACAGGGGTTACAG GTGGATTTTGATGATGGCAACTGCCCAACATACTACAATCAAATTAAAGGCATTTATAATGTTTACCTTGCTGTGCACAACCAGTTTCAGA ATGTGCCACCCATTGCTCAGGCTCCAGTGCTGATGCTCCGCCCTCGTGCATGGAACATGGTGGAGCACAATATGATG GTGAATGGTCGAGAAGTTCCAGGTCCGTTGTTTGACTTTGGTCTGCTGATGTTTCATAATGCAAAGCTGCTTCTTCAGAATCAGAGTGGTCCTTTTTTCTATTTATCCAAG GTTGAAAGCTACATGGAAGCTAGATTGTGGAGTCAGATTTTTTTCTGGACTGAGAAAAAG CTTGGCCTGCCAGCATGTTGCATAAAAGCCACAGTGCTTATCGAGTGTGTCCTTGCTTCTTTTGAAATGGAGGAGATTTTGTATGAGCTCAAGGAGCACTCGGCTGGTTTAAACTGTGGCATCTGGGACTACTCGGCATCCTTTGTGAACAAATTTG GCCATCGGGCTGATTTCCTACTTCCTGACCGCAGTAAATATGTGGATATGGAGAAGCGTTTCCTGCACAGCTATATGGATCTGCTGGTGCAGACGTGCCATCGCAGGGGTGCCCTCGCAACAGGTGGCATGGCAGCATTGTTGTTGCCTAGAGACAAAGAGAGTGACCTCTATAGGAATGTGCTCCATACTGTCACCAG ACTTAAATTGCTAGAGATCAAAGCAGGAGTTGATGGGTTCATGGTCTACGACATGGATCTAATTGAGCCCATGCAAAAA CTGTTCCAGGTTCACTCTTCGGGTCAGAACCAGCTCCTGCAGCTGCGTGATGACATCACTGTGACACCTGAGGACCTGCTCATTATGCCTGCG GGTGGAGTAACATTATATGGATTGAAATATAACATTGCTGTGGGAGTCCTCTTCATTGAAGCCTGGCTTTCAG GCAAAGGCCATTTCTTTTATCTGGGAAAGGTTGAGGATTCAGCAACGGCTGAGATATCCAGGTCTCAG GTGTGGCAGTGGATCCGGCACCAGGTGAAACTGGAAGATAATGGCATGCTTGTGACAAGAGCTCTAGTCCACAGCTTGGCTGAAGATCTGATGGGAGATCTGAAAACAGCCATACATTGCCAAACAAGCAG AGATGAACAGAGATTGATGACTGCTGTGTCCATGTTTCTAGAAATAGTGCAGAAAAATGATTTCCCAGAATTCATCACCACCTACCTTAATCTGGATCACACTTTTCTTAGCTCTCAGATCCAACAAGAGAAGATGGATACCACACCTAAAGCCAGACTTTAA